In Halorubellus sp. JP-L1, one DNA window encodes the following:
- a CDS encoding AI-2E family transporter codes for MATQPPFPLDRRRLGWWLVGAFVAAIVVLFLYSFVGTFVFGLFVYYGALPIFQHLTDALDSRDLAATVTLLFIVIPTLSIIAYAGYVAYTEIAATLGPDAVSLLLDRIPGNQQSVADALQSIPSTLQRVDQLSQVQEGLNAVLGPLAILSNVLLHFTLALTFAFFLYRDGDRVREWFTTEVGGRDTAAYSFVSGIDADLEVVYFGNVLTVISVAIAAILMYNGYNLIAPSAVALPFPTLLGLLTGLATFVPLVVGKLVYVPAAAFLGWQAARADGALLVYPLGFLVASFLVLDIVPQSIVRPYISGQSLHKGAVLFAYILGTALFGWYGLFLGPFFLVVVVQFANVILGDLLNGLPFSPQPTDAMTLGTDPEGARTETPDAASGAEAPYDADETPDATADATDETRPEPGDTGDDSPRDGDEHASDG; via the coding sequence ATGGCGACCCAGCCGCCGTTCCCGCTCGACCGACGCCGACTCGGATGGTGGCTCGTCGGCGCCTTCGTCGCAGCCATCGTCGTCCTGTTTCTCTACTCGTTCGTCGGGACGTTCGTCTTCGGCCTCTTCGTCTACTACGGAGCGCTCCCGATCTTCCAGCACCTCACGGACGCACTCGACTCGCGCGACCTCGCCGCGACGGTGACGCTCCTGTTCATCGTCATCCCGACGCTTTCGATCATCGCCTACGCCGGCTACGTCGCGTACACCGAGATCGCCGCCACGCTCGGCCCGGACGCCGTTTCCCTCCTCCTGGACCGGATCCCCGGCAACCAACAGTCCGTCGCCGACGCCCTCCAGAGCATCCCGAGCACCCTCCAGCGCGTCGACCAACTGTCACAGGTCCAGGAAGGCCTCAACGCGGTGCTCGGCCCGCTCGCGATACTCTCGAACGTCCTCCTCCACTTCACGCTCGCGTTGACGTTCGCGTTCTTCCTCTACCGGGACGGGGACCGCGTTCGGGAGTGGTTCACGACCGAAGTCGGCGGCCGCGACACCGCCGCGTACTCCTTCGTCTCCGGCATCGACGCCGACCTCGAGGTCGTCTACTTCGGGAACGTCCTCACAGTCATCTCCGTCGCGATCGCCGCCATCCTCATGTACAACGGCTACAACCTGATCGCGCCGTCGGCCGTCGCCCTCCCGTTCCCGACGCTCCTCGGGCTCCTCACCGGCCTCGCCACGTTCGTGCCGCTCGTCGTCGGGAAGCTCGTGTACGTCCCGGCGGCCGCGTTCCTCGGCTGGCAGGCAGCGAGAGCCGACGGCGCCCTCCTCGTATACCCCCTCGGGTTCCTCGTCGCGTCGTTCCTCGTCCTCGACATCGTCCCGCAGTCGATCGTCCGACCGTACATCTCCGGACAGAGCCTCCACAAGGGCGCAGTCCTGTTCGCGTACATCCTGGGCACGGCGTTGTTCGGCTGGTACGGCCTGTTCCTCGGCCCGTTCTTCCTCGTCGTCGTCGTCCAGTTCGCGAACGTCATCCTCGGCGACCTCCTCAACGGACTGCCGTTCTCCCCGCAGCCGACGGACGCGATGACGCTCGGCACTGACCCCGAAGGTGCGAGAACCGAAACGCCGGACGCGGCGTCCGGCGCGGAGGCACCGTACGACGCCGACGAGACGCCCGACGCCACCGCGGACGCGACCGACGAGACACGGCCCGAACCCGGCGACACGGGTGACGACTCCCCCAGAGATGGCGACGAGCACGCCAGCGACGGGTGA
- a CDS encoding AAA family ATPase has translation MSSQVDPDDTVAVSADGIAVEKSFAADEFPVPAIRFSITSNRDEAVTVRVHEDIPSDFPMDGVGFHPDYDSDSWTAFQDHHVEYERTIEPGEEVVTVYGIRIESQGDVPQFLTEPTVTEVDADAEDAADDGEAAEENAIDDIVGDDSNQVVKDMIAGESDSVPGLEDDADEEAADSDDEQASAIDLDLGSAEEQLDAGDDSAADADETAGDDEPEIELDIDDSDESESDDDLDLGDSETDEDLDLGDSEPDEDLDLGDSEPDEDLDLGDSEADEEMDDEAERAAAEGEEDADDGLDSDVEETVEADEPAELAAEPGADSVSETDAEPETGDEEPVDAAAALAAQVREDDLDEDDLAVIRDAVTPDTDESAASEEPEAADATPESVASALADELEAGDVDEETRTRLREALDVDVDGPDVAKVEHLQSRVEEIAAYTTALEEFLDDEGTAQQLLEEYSDEVSALRDDVQSIQGAVGEHDEAIESIETDVDELGDESAEAHDRLNALDADVNALEDDLEATASEFETTADQLEATADDLEATTDDLSADVDAVETQVSDLETTVDDHVDQFTDRVADVEGDVTELDDDVDELRDDVEALDEDVSEIQEWRDQLGEMFS, from the coding sequence ATGAGTAGTCAGGTCGACCCGGACGACACGGTGGCGGTGTCCGCGGATGGCATCGCCGTCGAGAAGTCGTTCGCGGCAGACGAGTTCCCCGTACCCGCGATTCGATTCTCCATCACGTCGAACCGCGACGAAGCCGTGACCGTCCGCGTCCACGAGGACATCCCGTCGGACTTCCCGATGGACGGCGTGGGCTTCCACCCGGATTACGACAGCGACAGCTGGACGGCGTTCCAGGACCACCACGTCGAGTACGAGCGCACGATCGAACCCGGCGAGGAGGTCGTCACCGTCTACGGCATCCGCATCGAGTCCCAGGGCGACGTCCCCCAGTTCCTCACCGAACCGACGGTGACGGAGGTCGACGCCGACGCCGAGGACGCCGCCGACGACGGCGAGGCGGCCGAGGAGAACGCGATCGACGACATCGTCGGCGACGACTCGAACCAGGTCGTCAAGGACATGATCGCGGGAGAGAGCGACTCCGTCCCCGGCCTCGAGGACGACGCCGACGAGGAAGCAGCCGACAGCGACGACGAGCAGGCCTCCGCGATCGACCTGGACCTGGGGAGTGCCGAGGAGCAACTGGACGCCGGCGACGATTCGGCGGCCGACGCCGACGAAACCGCGGGCGACGACGAGCCCGAGATCGAACTGGACATCGACGACTCCGACGAATCCGAGTCGGACGACGACCTCGACCTCGGCGACTCCGAGACCGACGAAGATCTGGACCTCGGCGACTCCGAACCCGACGAAGATCTGGACCTCGGCGACTCCGAACCCGACGAAGATCTGGACCTCGGCGACTCCGAGGCGGACGAGGAAATGGACGATGAAGCCGAACGTGCCGCCGCCGAGGGCGAAGAGGACGCCGACGACGGCCTCGACTCCGACGTCGAAGAAACCGTCGAGGCGGACGAGCCGGCCGAGTTGGCCGCCGAACCCGGGGCGGATTCCGTCTCCGAGACCGACGCCGAACCCGAGACCGGTGACGAGGAACCGGTGGACGCGGCCGCGGCGCTCGCCGCCCAAGTACGCGAGGACGACCTCGACGAGGACGACCTCGCCGTCATCCGGGACGCGGTCACGCCCGATACCGACGAGAGCGCCGCGAGCGAGGAGCCCGAGGCGGCCGACGCGACCCCGGAGTCCGTCGCGAGCGCGCTCGCGGACGAACTCGAAGCGGGCGACGTCGACGAGGAGACCCGCACGCGACTCCGGGAGGCCCTCGACGTCGACGTCGACGGCCCCGACGTCGCAAAGGTCGAACACCTCCAGTCCCGCGTCGAGGAGATCGCCGCGTACACGACCGCGCTGGAGGAGTTCCTCGACGACGAGGGCACCGCCCAGCAGCTCTTGGAGGAGTACAGCGACGAGGTGAGCGCGCTCCGCGACGACGTCCAGTCCATCCAGGGCGCCGTCGGCGAGCACGACGAAGCCATCGAATCCATCGAGACGGACGTCGACGAACTCGGCGACGAGAGCGCGGAAGCCCACGACCGGCTGAACGCCCTCGACGCGGACGTGAACGCCCTCGAAGACGACCTCGAAGCGACCGCCAGCGAGTTCGAGACGACGGCCGACCAACTCGAAGCGACCGCCGACGACCTCGAAGCGACCACCGACGACCTGTCCGCCGACGTCGACGCCGTCGAGACCCAGGTCTCGGACCTCGAGACGACCGTCGACGACCACGTCGACCAGTTCACCGACCGCGTCGCCGACGTCGAAGGCGACGTCACCGAACTCGACGACGACGTCGACGAACTCCGCGACGACGTCGAGGCGCTCGACGAGGACGTCTCCGAGATCCAGGAGTGGCGCGACCAGCTCGGCGAGATGTTCTCCTAG
- a CDS encoding MBL fold metallo-hydrolase translates to MTASDWSDWLPRAIADADPDGVAVWYLGCNGFVLKGAEGTTLFVDPYVGLGDPPRTIRMIPVPFDPADVEVADAVLATHEHTDHVHGPSQAPILANTGASMYAPADSLAVAREDEDWPANYDVDDDQFSEVDVGDTFDVGEFTVHVEVAHDPDATQPVSYVIEHDAGTFFHGGDTKPSDEFERVGDAYDVDLGVLAFGTVGQIPDKETREPKRTRWYNDENQVIEAANDLQIDRLLPSHWDMWKGLTGDPTVLHRHANSFAYPRSLEIAEIGDRVDL, encoded by the coding sequence ATGACAGCGAGCGACTGGAGCGACTGGCTGCCGCGCGCGATCGCCGACGCCGACCCCGACGGCGTCGCGGTCTGGTACCTCGGCTGTAACGGCTTCGTCCTGAAGGGCGCCGAGGGAACGACGCTGTTCGTCGACCCGTACGTCGGCCTGGGCGACCCGCCGCGGACGATCCGCATGATTCCCGTTCCCTTCGACCCCGCGGACGTCGAGGTCGCCGACGCGGTGCTGGCGACCCACGAGCACACCGACCACGTCCACGGGCCCTCGCAGGCACCCATCCTCGCGAACACCGGCGCGAGCATGTACGCGCCCGCGGACAGCCTCGCGGTCGCCCGCGAGGACGAGGACTGGCCCGCCAACTACGACGTGGACGACGACCAGTTCTCGGAAGTCGACGTCGGCGACACCTTCGACGTCGGCGAGTTCACCGTCCACGTCGAGGTCGCGCACGACCCGGACGCCACCCAGCCAGTGAGTTACGTGATCGAGCACGACGCCGGGACGTTCTTCCACGGCGGCGACACCAAGCCCAGCGACGAGTTCGAGCGCGTCGGCGACGCGTACGACGTCGACCTGGGCGTGCTCGCGTTCGGCACCGTCGGCCAGATCCCGGACAAGGAGACGCGCGAACCGAAGCGCACGCGCTGGTACAACGACGAGAACCAGGTGATCGAAGCCGCGAACGACCTCCAGATCGACCGCCTCCTCCCGAGTCACTGGGACATGTGGAAGGGCCTCACGGGTGACCCGACGGTGCTCCACAGGCACGCGAACTCCTTCGCGTACCCGCGCTCGCTCGAAATCGCGGAGATCGGCGACCGCGTCGACCTGTAG
- a CDS encoding METTL5 family protein, whose amino-acid sequence MGTRRALARRLGVVQDFQDPTASLEQYATSAEVAASLVHVADERGDFADANVLDLGAGTGMLALAAALRGPRRVIGVDVDPAPLRTARENASRVGATAEVEWVVGDATDLPLDVSDVVVLSNPPFGAQDGNEHADRAFLDQIAAVASVSYTVHNAGSREFVESYVADAGGEVTDAFAVELDVDNQFEFHDADRAVVDAEAYRIDWST is encoded by the coding sequence ATGGGAACACGTCGCGCGCTCGCACGCCGGCTCGGCGTCGTCCAGGACTTCCAGGACCCGACCGCGTCTCTGGAACAGTACGCAACGTCCGCCGAAGTCGCCGCCTCGCTCGTCCACGTCGCCGACGAACGCGGCGACTTCGCGGACGCGAACGTCCTCGACCTCGGCGCCGGCACCGGAATGCTCGCACTCGCCGCCGCACTCCGCGGCCCACGTCGCGTCATTGGCGTCGACGTCGACCCCGCACCGCTCCGAACCGCTCGCGAGAATGCCAGTCGAGTCGGTGCGACCGCCGAGGTCGAGTGGGTCGTCGGCGACGCCACCGACCTCCCACTCGACGTCTCCGACGTCGTCGTCCTCTCGAATCCGCCATTCGGCGCACAGGACGGGAACGAGCACGCCGACCGCGCGTTCCTCGACCAGATCGCGGCCGTCGCGAGCGTCTCCTACACCGTCCACAACGCCGGGAGTCGCGAGTTCGTCGAGTCCTACGTCGCCGACGCCGGCGGCGAGGTGACCGACGCCTTCGCCGTGGAACTGGACGTCGACAACCAGTTCGAGTTCCACGACGCGGACCGCGCGGTCGTAGACGCGGAGGCGTACCGGATCGACTGGTCGACGTAG